In Terriglobia bacterium, the following proteins share a genomic window:
- a CDS encoding DUF4159 domain-containing protein, whose product EAVSCPVRRVTTIALVLVLGCAAAALAQFGFDRFGERVGGRYDPLPNTPYDGRFQFVRVRYRPAPGGYWPARRPSWIHGYPLAERNLMKIMNEVSYLGARDEINTVTLDDPALFKYPIAYLIEVGWWTVTDREAAGLRAWLHKGGFLFIDDFKTEGWRGVPGGGWEPFAATMKRVLPEAQFLDMKPSDPVFHAFFEINDLDHFPQAYVGGDPIFRGIFEDNDRSKRLMAIINYNTDVSQFWEWSGRGLRPFDQTNEAYKLGVNYLIYGLTH is encoded by the coding sequence CGAGGCGGTATCATGCCCCGTGCGCCGCGTGACGACGATCGCGCTCGTCCTTGTCCTTGGCTGCGCGGCGGCCGCGCTCGCGCAATTCGGATTCGACCGCTTCGGTGAACGCGTCGGCGGCCGTTACGATCCCCTCCCCAACACGCCCTACGACGGCCGGTTCCAGTTCGTCCGCGTGCGCTACCGGCCCGCGCCCGGCGGCTACTGGCCAGCCCGCCGGCCGTCCTGGATTCACGGGTACCCGCTCGCCGAACGCAACCTGATGAAGATCATGAACGAGGTGAGCTACCTCGGCGCGCGCGACGAGATCAACACCGTGACGCTCGACGATCCGGCGCTCTTCAAATATCCGATCGCGTACCTGATCGAAGTCGGGTGGTGGACGGTGACAGACCGCGAAGCCGCAGGCCTGCGCGCCTGGCTGCACAAGGGCGGCTTCCTGTTCATCGACGACTTCAAGACGGAAGGCTGGCGCGGCGTGCCGGGCGGAGGCTGGGAGCCGTTTGCCGCGACGATGAAGCGGGTGCTGCCGGAGGCGCAGTTCCTCGACATGAAGCCCAGCGATCCGGTGTTCCACGCGTTTTTTGAGATCAACGACCTCGACCACTTCCCGCAGGCGTACGTCGGCGGCGATCCGATTTTCAGGGGCATCTTCGAAGACAACGATCGCAGCAAGCGGCTGATGGCCATCATCAACTACAACACCGACGTCTCGCAGTTCTGGGAGTGGTCCGGACGCGGACTCCGTCCGTTCGATCAGACCAACGAAGCGTACAAGCTCGGCGTGAACTACTTGATCTACGGCCTCACGCACTGA
- a CDS encoding MBL fold metallo-hydrolase, producing MLKKLSVIALCFGSLSAPALAQDASTVIANAQKALGDVKAITYSGSAKDVAFQQCGANSTDMICKDTHNPMRPINNYVRVIDLTAPASRHTGATNNIGAGGSTTLTPGTFFAQVTPQQADVSQPWANSLEFYITPWGFLKGAAENNATVSRKKVDGKNYNVLSWSPKVKAPSGKNYVINGYVDEQNMVDRVETWLGENIMGDMHILATYSGWKDFGAAMAPSKIVQTRGGWPFFEVTVSAAKANPSDIATLARAPAPAGGRGGAGGGGGGGAAAPAMTVTTEKLGDGLYRLTTGAGSYDSVVVEFKDYVMMLEAGQSEARALAYVAEIKKLFPNKPIRYVFNTHPHADHTGGLPVLVADGATIITQKNNAEFLDRALNTPRTLMSDTLSNNPKKAKIEAVEEKKVYSDGTRTVEIYHVAPVPHSNGLMIAYIPKEKVLFQGDFSINPGEPANDHVKALAPVLKRLNLDFERYINVHTSAAPQTKADFWNAVGKTGS from the coding sequence GTGTTGAAGAAACTGTCTGTCATCGCCCTGTGCTTCGGGTCGCTGTCCGCGCCCGCGCTGGCTCAGGATGCAAGTACCGTAATCGCGAACGCGCAGAAAGCCCTGGGCGACGTAAAGGCGATCACGTACTCGGGGTCTGCGAAGGACGTGGCGTTCCAGCAGTGCGGCGCCAACTCCACCGACATGATCTGCAAGGACACCCACAACCCGATGCGGCCGATCAACAACTATGTCCGCGTTATCGATCTGACGGCGCCGGCCTCGCGCCACACCGGAGCGACAAACAATATCGGAGCCGGCGGCTCAACAACCTTGACTCCGGGAACATTTTTCGCGCAGGTCACGCCTCAGCAGGCGGATGTCTCGCAACCCTGGGCGAATTCTCTGGAGTTCTACATCACGCCCTGGGGGTTCCTTAAAGGCGCCGCCGAAAACAACGCGACCGTCAGCCGCAAAAAAGTTGACGGCAAGAATTACAACGTCCTGAGCTGGAGTCCCAAGGTAAAGGCGCCATCCGGCAAAAACTACGTCATCAACGGCTACGTCGATGAGCAGAACATGGTCGACCGGGTCGAGACCTGGTTGGGCGAAAACATCATGGGTGACATGCATATTCTTGCCACCTACAGCGGCTGGAAAGATTTCGGAGCAGCCATGGCGCCTTCGAAGATCGTGCAGACCCGCGGTGGCTGGCCCTTCTTCGAAGTGACCGTGAGCGCTGCGAAAGCGAATCCGTCCGACATCGCGACCCTTGCCCGGGCTCCTGCTCCTGCAGGCGGCCGTGGCGGTGCAGGTGGAGGAGGCGGCGGGGGCGCGGCAGCGCCGGCGATGACGGTGACGACCGAAAAGCTGGGCGATGGTCTCTACCGGCTCACAACGGGAGCCGGTAGCTACGACTCCGTCGTCGTGGAGTTTAAAGACTACGTAATGATGCTCGAAGCCGGACAATCCGAGGCTCGCGCCCTGGCCTACGTCGCCGAAATAAAGAAGCTGTTTCCGAACAAGCCGATCCGATACGTCTTCAATACCCACCCGCACGCCGATCATACCGGCGGATTGCCCGTGCTGGTGGCCGACGGCGCCACGATCATCACCCAGAAAAACAACGCCGAGTTCCTGGATCGAGCGCTCAACACTCCGAGAACGTTGATGAGTGACACGCTCTCAAATAATCCGAAGAAGGCAAAAATCGAAGCAGTTGAAGAGAAGAAGGTCTATTCCGACGGGACGCGGACGGTCGAGATCTATCATGTCGCGCCCGTTCCGCACTCGAACGGTCTGATGATCGCCTACATTCCCAAGGAAAAGGTGCTATTTCAGGGCGACTTCTCGATAAACCCCGGTGAACCCGCCAACGATCACGTCAAAGCGCTGGCTCCGGTCCTGAAGCGGCTCAACCTGGAC